The DNA region agtgtgtttttgaatattaatttggatattttattctcatatttggtattttactgtttattactgctttttttgactgatttgtgttgtttaaaacactatataaataaaggtcacttaatattttcaaaatactacCAAACCCTGCTGCtcaatctttttcatttttaattaataatttttttttggtttgtcaAATTCTCATCAAAcacgatttttaaaaaaaaaactctatcaCTAAATCTCTTATCACACTGACTGCAGGCTGGGCAGTGGTTTCTTTTGTGCCTATCTTCTGTACAGCTCAATATCATGTCAAACCCTTGATATGGTTGACCGGTGCCCCTTCACTCTGTTCTCAGTTACTGAACCCTGTAACTCTTTCAAAGTGATCCTTCACCTCGCAAGTCTTCTTGTTCAAGCTGGGTTTTAAAAGCCGGCCTTTTCTTGGCAGTGTCTGAGTAGCTTTAGACTTCCTGATAATTGAACCATTACTGCCCCCTGCCATTTCCCAACACTTTGGATAAGAGCAGTTTTCTTCTGTACGTGAGATAGGTCAGCATTAGTTCTTCCTTTTATAATTGCATGCAACGAATATGCTTATAAACATCCTGATGTAGACCGTACCTTTCTACAGGCTTAAAACAATAGCCTGTATGTACAAATGATTACCTTGGTTGCATAGTTGGGCTTATCGATGGCTTCATCTCCAATGAAGAAATCGAGGTCATCCACCCCTTTCATGAGACGTCTCTGTGCCTGATCTCCAACGCTGGCTGTCTCTCTGATCGCAATACCTAAAATGACAACGctgcaaaaatcatttttgcagaAACTGCAAAGCACATTTGTATAAAACATGCTCAGCGCGCGTCGAATGTTTAACAGTGTGCtttgacaaaaacaatacaatcgATAAATGTTTAGAAATTAACAGTCTCGGAGACTACAGTATATTGAGGTTACAGCAGTGGTGAATTACAGCTTTAAATAGCGGTTCCCTAAGGCAGAGTTTAATTAAATTCGTGATCCAAATATCCTGGATCTGAGCGCTGGACATGCAGTATTAGTCGTCACTGATCTGCTGTGCATTTAACAACTAAAACTGGCAGGCAGCTCACAGGATGGCATGATGAACTGGGGCTCCGTGTTTCCTGCATAACCAATCTTGGTATACCTGAAGTCGAAGAACAGCATATCATCAACATGAAGGAGGTGAATGAATCAGAATGGCTGCGGTTCGGTCTATTTGTATATCATTTTTCAATCAGTATCTCCAGTCTTTCTGTTTATCAAGCAACAGCTGTGGTAGTTTATTATATAGCTATAACGCACCTGATTAATGTCTCAACATGGCGGCCAAGTAAATCAAGACCAACATAGTTTAGACGAAAACATAAATCATAGCAAAAACCATAACAGCAATATTGCTTTCTACTTTCTATACACTGCGGAACGCAGACGTGCATATTTTTCATATGCATATGTACTTCTGCATTTGCTAGTGCAACAGGACTGAATTCATCAGGCAGCTCAAAACAGAtaccaaaatatgaatttatataatcgcaaccaatatatatatatatatatatatatatatatatatatatatatatatatatatatatatatatataatttttttattatttatttaattttttttggtccaTATTTGTCAATTCATGCACCTGACCCTGATCATAACAAATGTTTCATAAAGTTTAGGAATAGAAACCGACAATGCAGTAttttcactaaaatattaaaatctgttaTAAAAAATGATACGTaaaagtaatgataataataccCAATAATGATAAGTTATAGTCTGCAACAGCAAATGCAGTATCTGGTTTTTAACAGTTGGAATATCTCTCCTGCACGAATAGAGCTATTAAAACTGCATGATTATAAGCGTGTCAACAAACTCACCCTGTCCCGCAGTCTATGACGCACGGAGGGGGCCTCGATGCCATCATCAGCACTggatacaaacacacaaacacatccgcatgacacaacaacaacaacagcgtCATCCACACAAAACCCGTTTCCAGGGCTTGTCGGCTTTACCTTTATTGCGGTGTGAATGATCCCTTTATTTAGGCTTGCGCCCTTACTTTGCGCGACTACTTCCCGAGTCAAAGGGAAGGCAAAAAATAGAAACATGCTGGATCCACTCTCGCTGCCCTCGTCGCGGTCCACGGGGCTTGACAGCGAAATTACGAAATCTATTACGGTGAAGGCTAAAGCGTGTCGTCTCTCCGCCGCGTGAAGGTAGCCAGTTAATAATCATGAGCCGAGCCTTCGCCGCCACGGATATGAAACGCTCGCCGCTGGAAGATCACTAGGGAACGTCGgcattgtttaattaatattcatgacctTAACAATCGCCATAGTAGGTTCTGTAATTTCATGAGTTGGCAAAGTGCGGAGCGCAGAGCGCGTGGCGCATTATCACTCTTTTAAATGGCAGTACGTATTTAGATCTGTAAATTGGTTTGTGTTATTTTGGTCAAACATTATATGGCGAATGCTGTGATATAAATACAGGTATAAAAACAACGGTATTTGAATTGAATGTGCTATCGATGAATTTTGGACAATTTGAGGATTGGGGCTGTATtggcgatgatgatgatgatgatgatgatgatgatgatgatgatgatgatgatgactatTTAGATGATTGGCATGTGTATTGTTGATTTGGCAATACTCTGTGTTAAATAAACAgtcacacaaacataaacaacagAAGTCCCTTTATGTAATTCATAGAGTATACTCTAGATGGCAGTCCGTCCTAAATTTGCATTAGcctatacaattaataaaataaaaacttttttttgccgTATTATTCTCACAGTTCTTTTATTAGATGTTTGGTTTTTGcgttaatttattatattacgtACAATTTCGTTTTTTAGTAGGCTAAGTAATTTTATGTCTAACTTCCAAAACGTTTAGAACATCTTAGACCCGTTTTGAAgtttttataaaagtgttttaaatagttcatatcaatatttaaatttaattttagtgaataaaatatttgtcatattttttatgttaatatgaAGTTAGAAATACTGGTCAAACGGTATATTACAGCTATCTGTGTCTATCGAAACAAAACACGTatgatatgtttaaaaaaaaaaaaaaaaacattatttcccGAAAGGAATGCTATGTAAGTTGCTACGTAATATGATATCAAATGTTATAGTCGTATTATTAGTCAagtaagattatttttttaattactattaagaggctaatataatttattagacatttaaaattaaCTACTATAAGAAATGTGCAAAGTGAAAGACCAGTTGCAAATCACTACACGtctctttaaataaatcatataatattctataaaatacattaaatataaaacaatgtaaaaaaaaaattaaatatatatgctgttGTGGTTGGAACGACCTGATAGACGCTGTaagacttttgttttgaagtgtCGTCAAACGCTTATTTACCAGGAAATGGAATTCCGAAATCATTGCGCGAAAATCAACGAAATGACAGCACGAGTCAGAATGGCTGAGAATGGTGCACAGGTATATCTTACAGATCTGTTCGCATTAAAGCTTTAAGTAAACATACAATTACTTGATGCGATTAAATGTACGTTTGCATTATGACCCACTAAATAGAATGGATTGTTCCTCgagttttacattaaaattgacCATCATTTAACTCAATTTTCGTCGATGGGAGCTCAAACTGAGGTTCAGGCGTTCATGCATTACGGTTTAACGTTAAATGGAGTCGTACTGGTAGTATTGGCATGCCACTTGCTATACCTTGCTTGTTGTAAACATCAATGTTTGTGCTTTTGCAGTTGGTAAGCAGACTAGAAGGACGACAGTCACTGAGGGACATTGAACCCAATATGTTTCCTGTCGACGGTGGTCCAGGTCAAGGTGAAGCCTTCTTGTGTTAAACCGATTGGATTTCAGTAGTGTATTAAGGTGTTGTCACATTAATTAGGAATCtcaatgtgaaaatatatttatgataaatctaaaaaaagtaacaaaaacaaacacatatatatataattggtTGATTAGAACATTGTAGGAGGTCACCGTGCTTTATAAAATGATAGAAAATATGAGATATAAATAGCCtacatattttaacatgatGTGACAGTTGAAACCATGATGcaatttttatgaaatactCATATGTGTATGATAACATCCAATTTATAAGTTGCtttgggggagaaaaaaaaaagttcctagTAAATGTTATGGTTAATACacgctgaaaaaaaatctgtattttcttattttccatAGAATTATGCAGTCTCCAAGGaaaccataaataaatgtttatatttatgttaataaatacCATTTGGTGCCACTACTGACCAAAAAATTAAGACACTTCAAATTTAAGTCACAATTCCTCATCCCATTTGCTTTGTTATTTAACACTTAAATAGAATGCGTCAGTGAAGACATATATTTGTAGGCTAACCCAGCAGTTTGCATCACCCCAGTTTTAGCTCTTAGATGAAAGACGAGTTACACATTTGAACACATTTTGTTCATCGTGATCATTTTCACAAGTGAACACATGTATGAATTCTGAATGAACGATGGTGTTTAATGGCCCAAACTATCTCTGTAGTTCCATTTTATCCACATGTtagcaattcattttttttaaagacggTTTTAAGTCAAagcttgaaaaataaatgattccaAAGGGTGTATTGCtgatgcattatttatgtatatatattattatatataataaaatgttaaaatattataagcTTGTGTAATTACaggcatttaacaaaaaaaaaaacatagacaAGGGTATAGAAGTGGAAGTGTTAAAATGCTAACTTGTTTTCCGGGATTATCCAAACAAAATATGTCATACATGCATCACTCTATTAAAGTCCTTGCACACCGAGTCCAAACCGAGTGTTTTCGGATTCATCATTCTTCATATCAGAATGCATGTTACGGATGCAAAAACGCTGAttcgatttgtttttgttttgttttttatgatgGACAACAGTTTTTGAGACATTGTGTGATTGACACAACTTGAGGTCGTATTCacttttaacatgcaaaaattTCAGAcaataatttttgattttttttttactaaagttttggatgcagtgtgtaaatgtgattgACGCAACAgagatttattttgtaacatgcATAAATTTCGAACCCGAATTTTGAACGCAGCGTAATTTGTTGTGCATCCGTACAGGTGATGTCGTAGAGTTCCATGGCTTGGAGGGCACAGGAAAGACGGAAACCTTGTACCACCTCATCACCCGCTGCATCATGCCCGTCCAGAGTGGAGGTCTGGAGGCGGCGGTGGTCTTCGTTGACACGGACTACCACTTTGATATGTTTCGTTTAGTGAGTGTTCTGGAGGCGCGTTTGGCTGAAGACTCTAGAGAGGGTGACGGCTCTGAAAACGAATCCGAGGAAAGGATACGTTCGTGTCTGCACAGGCTGTCCGTAGTGCACTGCAACAGCTCAGTGCAGCTACTCCTAAACCTGCACTACCTCGAAAACGCCTTTTCCAGCCAACCTTCCCTCTGCCTTTTGGTCATCGACAGCATTTCTTCTTTCTACTGGGTGGACAGATTCAATGGTGGCGAGAGCACTGTTTGTCAGGAGGCTAACCTGAGGAAGTGTGCTGAGTTTGTGGACAGACTCCGCAGAAACTATGGCATTGTGATTTTTGCCACCACTCATGCCATAATGAGGAACTATGGATCTGATCCAGGGGTGTCAGATGTGCCCggctcatcatcatcatcatctcgcAGGTGGAGGTCAGCCGATAGTGCTACCGACTTTGACAAGCCGTACCTGTGCAAAGCATGGCAGAAAATAGTAACTCACAGGATGCTGTTCACTAAAAGCCATGTCTCAAAAGACCACA from Puntigrus tetrazona isolate hp1 chromosome 24, ASM1883169v1, whole genome shotgun sequence includes:
- the xrcc2 gene encoding DNA repair protein XRCC2 — its product is MEFRNHCAKINEMTARVRMAENGAQLVSRLEGRQSLRDIEPNMFPVDGGPGQGDVVEFHGLEGTGKTETLYHLITRCIMPVQSGGLEAAVVFVDTDYHFDMFRLVSVLEARLAEDSREGDGSENESEERIRSCLHRLSVVHCNSSVQLLLNLHYLENAFSSQPSLCLLVIDSISSFYWVDRFNGGESTVCQEANLRKCAEFVDRLRRNYGIVIFATTHAIMRNYGSDPGVSDVPGSSSSSSRRWRSADSATDFDKPYLCKAWQKIVTHRMLFTKSHVSKDHKQVFSTACTSIMTKGVKRCLFHVTEDGIKFVCDK